Proteins found in one Paenibacillus sp. FSL R10-2782 genomic segment:
- a CDS encoding Fur family transcriptional regulator, which produces MLTKDEIIATMSTQGLRITDQRKTLATLFSENEGYLSPKDVYEYMGKKYSGLSFDTVYRNLRVMQELGVLEQVSFEDGMKFKVSCNEHHHHHHMICLSCQKTLPISFCPMQMTDTTDQFQIVEHKFEIFGYCKKCQKKNGQAEANSNGGYKQASGHTHSHGGY; this is translated from the coding sequence ATGCTGACAAAGGATGAGATTATCGCAACAATGTCCACTCAGGGGCTGCGTATTACGGATCAGCGCAAGACGCTGGCCACGTTATTTTCCGAGAACGAAGGGTATCTGTCCCCAAAAGACGTTTATGAATATATGGGTAAAAAATACAGCGGACTCAGCTTTGACACTGTTTACCGTAATTTGCGTGTGATGCAGGAATTGGGTGTGCTGGAGCAGGTATCTTTTGAGGATGGGATGAAATTCAAGGTAAGCTGCAATGAGCATCATCACCACCACCATATGATTTGCCTGAGCTGTCAGAAAACTTTACCAATCTCTTTCTGCCCGATGCAGATGACAGATACGACAGATCAGTTCCAAATTGTTGAACACAAGTTTGAGATTTTTGGTTATTGCAAGAAGTGCCAGAAGAAGAACGGGCAAGCAGAGGCCAATTCTAATGGGGGATACAAACAGGCGAGCGGTCACACTCACAGCCACGGAGGCTACTGA
- the pflB gene encoding formate C-acetyltransferase produces MSVIERELQEQQSGWRGFKKGKWTKEVNVNDFIETNILPYVGNEEFLVGPTANTTALWDIVSDLTKKELANGGVLDVDVNTPSTIISHKPGYLDRDKEQVVGVQTDAPFKRSLQPFGGIRMMIDACKAYGFEVPQSIVDIFTHIRKTHNQGVFDAYTDDMRAARKAGIITGLPDAYGRGRIIGDYRRVALYGADFLIKDKKAQLKSLEVDSMEEDVIRLREEISEQIRALNELKQMAADHGFDISKPANNAKEAFQWVYFGYLAAIKEQNGAAMSLGRVSSFLDIYTQRDLEEGAMTEEQAQELVDHFVMKLRIVKFLRTPDYNELFSGDPTWVTESIGGMSITGETRVTKNSFRFLHTLYNLGPAPEPNLTVLWSEKLPEGFKKYCAKVSIETSSIQYENDDLMRPIYGDDYGIACCVSAMKIGKQMQFFGARANLAKALLYAINGGVDEKSGAQVGPEYPAITSEVLDYEEVLSRFKPMMEWLAKLYMNTLNVIHYMHDKYSYERIEMALHDRDIIRTMACGIAGLSVAADSLSAIKHAKVKPIRNEKGIAIDFEIEGEYPCYGNNDDRVDNIAVELVESFMGMIRKHKAYRNAIPTQSVLTITSNVVYGKKTGTTPDGRKAGEPFAPGANPMHGRDKKGALASLSSVAKLPYEHSLDGISNTFSIVPKALGKEEETRKTNLVSMMDGYFGSHAHHLNVNVFAREQLLDAMDHPENYPQLTIRVSGYAVNFIKLTREQQLDVINRTFHGTM; encoded by the coding sequence ATGTCGGTGATTGAGAGAGAATTACAAGAGCAACAATCTGGCTGGAGAGGTTTCAAAAAAGGTAAATGGACTAAAGAAGTCAACGTCAACGATTTTATCGAAACCAATATCTTACCTTATGTCGGTAACGAAGAATTTCTAGTTGGCCCTACCGCCAACACAACTGCACTGTGGGATATTGTATCCGATCTTACCAAAAAAGAGCTGGCAAACGGCGGTGTGCTTGATGTAGACGTGAATACGCCATCCACCATTATTTCACATAAGCCGGGCTATCTAGACCGGGATAAAGAACAAGTTGTCGGTGTACAAACAGACGCTCCATTCAAACGCTCTTTGCAGCCGTTTGGTGGTATCCGGATGATGATTGACGCTTGCAAAGCCTATGGCTTTGAAGTACCGCAAAGCATTGTTGATATCTTCACTCATATTCGCAAAACGCATAATCAGGGTGTATTCGACGCTTATACCGATGATATGAGAGCAGCTCGTAAAGCGGGTATTATCACTGGTTTGCCAGATGCATATGGTCGTGGTCGCATTATCGGTGACTACCGTCGTGTAGCACTGTATGGTGCAGACTTCCTGATTAAAGACAAAAAAGCTCAACTGAAAAGCCTTGAAGTAGATTCCATGGAAGAAGACGTAATTCGTCTGCGTGAAGAAATTTCCGAGCAAATTCGCGCTTTGAACGAGCTGAAACAAATGGCCGCTGATCATGGTTTCGACATCTCAAAGCCTGCTAACAACGCAAAAGAGGCTTTCCAATGGGTGTATTTTGGCTATCTTGCAGCGATCAAAGAACAAAATGGTGCAGCAATGTCCTTGGGACGTGTGTCTTCCTTCCTTGATATTTATACTCAACGTGATTTGGAAGAAGGCGCAATGACAGAAGAACAAGCACAAGAACTGGTCGATCATTTTGTTATGAAACTGCGTATTGTTAAATTCCTGCGTACACCTGATTATAACGAACTGTTCAGCGGAGACCCAACATGGGTAACTGAATCCATTGGCGGTATGTCCATTACTGGAGAAACTCGGGTTACTAAAAACAGCTTCCGTTTCCTGCACACCCTGTACAATCTGGGACCTGCACCGGAACCGAACCTGACTGTACTGTGGTCAGAAAAATTGCCTGAAGGTTTCAAAAAATATTGTGCCAAAGTATCCATTGAAACCAGCTCCATTCAATACGAAAATGATGATCTGATGCGTCCAATTTATGGCGATGATTATGGTATTGCATGTTGCGTATCGGCTATGAAAATCGGTAAACAAATGCAATTCTTTGGTGCTCGTGCCAATTTGGCTAAAGCTCTGTTGTATGCTATTAACGGCGGTGTGGATGAAAAATCAGGTGCTCAAGTAGGTCCTGAATATCCTGCAATTACTAGTGAAGTGCTGGATTACGAGGAAGTGCTGAGCCGCTTCAAGCCAATGATGGAATGGTTGGCAAAATTGTACATGAACACTTTGAACGTTATTCACTACATGCACGATAAATACAGCTACGAACGGATTGAAATGGCGCTGCATGACCGTGATATTATTCGTACAATGGCTTGTGGTATTGCCGGTCTGTCCGTTGCTGCCGATTCCCTGAGCGCCATTAAACATGCAAAGGTGAAACCAATCCGTAACGAAAAAGGCATCGCCATTGACTTTGAAATTGAAGGCGAATATCCTTGCTACGGTAATAACGATGATCGTGTAGATAACATCGCAGTAGAACTGGTAGAGTCCTTCATGGGCATGATCCGCAAGCATAAGGCTTACCGGAATGCGATTCCTACTCAATCTGTGCTGACCATTACTTCCAACGTGGTATACGGTAAGAAAACAGGTACAACACCGGATGGACGTAAAGCAGGCGAACCGTTTGCACCAGGTGCAAATCCAATGCATGGACGCGACAAAAAAGGTGCTTTGGCTTCCCTGAGTTCCGTAGCTAAATTGCCTTACGAGCACAGCCTGGATGGTATCTCGAATACCTTCTCCATCGTGCCTAAAGCACTGGGTAAAGAAGAAGAAACACGCAAAACGAATCTTGTTTCCATGATGGACGGCTATTTCGGAAGTCATGCACATCATCTGAACGTCAACGTATTTGCTCGTGAGCAATTGCTGGATGCGATGGATCACCCAGAAAACTATCCACAGCTTACGATTCGCGTATCAGGCTATGCCGTTAACTTCATCAAGCTGACTCGTGAACAACAGCTGGATGTCATTAACCGTACTTTCCACGGTACAATGTAA
- the metG gene encoding methionine--tRNA ligase, translated as MSNEKTFYITTPIYYPSDKLHIGHAYTTVAGDAMARYKRLRGYEVRYLTGTDEHGQKIEQKASAAGKTPQRFVDDIVAGIQDLWRKLDISNDDFIRTTEERHKSVVQEIFDRLLKQGDIYKGEYEGWYSIPDETYYTETQLVDVVKDAEGNVAGGKSPDSGHPVELVKEECYFFRMSKYADRLLKFYEENPQFIQPESRKKEMINNFIKPGLEDLAVSRTTFDWGVKVKGDPKHVVYVWIDALSNYITALGYGSSNTELYDKFWPANVHIVGKEIVRFHTIYWPIMLMALDLPLPKKVFAHGWLLMKDGKMSKSKGNVVDPVTLIDRYGLDQLRYYLLREVPFGADGTFTPESFVDRVNSDLANDLGNLLNRTVAMVDKYFEGKVPAYEANVTAFDGAVEEMATATYSKVEEAMENMEFSVALTAISQFISRSNKYIDETQPWNLAKDEDKRRELASVMVHLVESLRIASILLQPFLTRAPHKIWEQLGIKEGELTTWDSGKQFGRMSEGTQLIKGNPIFPRLDSEQEVAFIVEAMTGGKKPEEAEAQVQPQNAAEEGQKAPEAKEEIGIEDFAKVELRVAQVIACEPVKKADKLLKLQLDLGYEQRQVVSGIAKFYTPEDMVGRKVICVTNLKPVKLRGELSQGMILAASHGDQLTLATVPESMPNGAIVK; from the coding sequence ATGTCCAATGAGAAAACATTTTACATTACGACACCGATTTATTATCCAAGCGACAAGCTACATATTGGTCATGCGTACACTACGGTAGCCGGAGATGCGATGGCGCGCTACAAGCGGCTGCGCGGCTACGAGGTGCGCTATTTGACAGGAACGGATGAGCATGGACAGAAGATTGAGCAGAAGGCGAGTGCGGCTGGCAAAACACCGCAACGTTTCGTTGACGATATTGTGGCAGGGATTCAGGACTTATGGCGGAAGCTCGACATTTCCAATGACGATTTTATTCGTACAACGGAAGAACGCCACAAGAGCGTTGTGCAGGAAATTTTTGATCGTTTGCTAAAGCAAGGAGACATTTATAAGGGCGAATACGAAGGCTGGTACAGCATACCTGACGAAACTTATTACACGGAGACTCAATTGGTTGACGTGGTGAAGGATGCAGAAGGCAATGTGGCTGGAGGTAAAAGCCCGGACAGTGGGCACCCTGTAGAATTAGTCAAGGAAGAGTGTTACTTTTTCCGTATGAGCAAGTATGCTGATCGTTTGTTGAAATTTTATGAGGAGAACCCGCAGTTTATCCAGCCGGAATCCCGTAAAAAAGAGATGATTAACAATTTTATCAAGCCGGGTCTGGAGGATTTGGCTGTATCCCGCACAACCTTTGACTGGGGCGTTAAGGTGAAAGGTGATCCGAAGCATGTCGTATATGTGTGGATTGATGCGCTCTCCAACTATATTACAGCCCTGGGCTATGGTTCCTCCAATACCGAGCTGTATGATAAATTTTGGCCTGCAAATGTGCATATCGTTGGGAAGGAAATTGTACGATTCCATACGATATATTGGCCGATCATGCTAATGGCGCTGGATCTTCCGCTGCCTAAAAAAGTATTTGCGCACGGCTGGCTGCTCATGAAGGACGGTAAAATGTCCAAATCCAAAGGCAACGTCGTTGACCCTGTAACACTGATTGACCGCTATGGTCTGGATCAACTTCGGTATTACTTGCTGCGTGAGGTGCCTTTCGGCGCTGATGGGACTTTTACACCGGAAAGCTTCGTTGATCGGGTCAATTCTGATTTGGCGAATGATCTAGGCAATTTGTTGAACCGTACCGTAGCAATGGTAGACAAATATTTTGAAGGTAAGGTTCCGGCTTATGAAGCGAATGTAACAGCATTCGACGGGGCTGTGGAGGAAATGGCAACAGCGACTTACAGTAAAGTAGAAGAAGCGATGGAAAATATGGAGTTTTCTGTGGCTTTGACGGCGATCAGTCAATTTATTAGCCGTAGCAACAAGTATATTGACGAAACACAACCATGGAACCTGGCCAAGGATGAGGACAAACGCCGTGAGCTGGCATCTGTTATGGTGCATTTGGTGGAAAGCTTGCGCATCGCGTCCATTTTGCTCCAACCGTTCTTGACCCGCGCTCCCCATAAAATTTGGGAACAACTTGGCATTAAAGAAGGTGAATTGACGACATGGGATAGTGGTAAGCAGTTTGGTCGCATGTCGGAAGGAACGCAACTGATCAAAGGCAATCCTATCTTCCCACGTCTGGATTCTGAGCAGGAGGTTGCTTTCATCGTGGAAGCGATGACGGGGGGCAAGAAGCCGGAGGAAGCTGAGGCTCAAGTTCAACCACAAAATGCGGCTGAGGAAGGCCAGAAGGCGCCAGAGGCAAAGGAAGAGATTGGTATTGAGGATTTTGCCAAGGTAGAACTGCGCGTCGCTCAGGTTATCGCCTGTGAGCCTGTGAAGAAGGCCGATAAGCTGTTGAAGCTCCAACTTGATCTTGGTTATGAGCAGCGTCAGGTTGTATCGGGCATTGCCAAGTTTTACACGCCGGAGGATATGGTTGGACGCAAGGTGATTTGTGTGACCAATCTTAAGCCTGTGAAGCTGCGTGGTGAGTTGTCACAAGGAATGATTTTGGCAGCATCACACGGAGATCAGCTCACGCTGGCTACAGTACCGGAAAGCATGCCTAACGGCGCGATTGTGAAATAA
- a CDS encoding stalk domain-containing protein has protein sequence MNFKKWTMLTALAVAQVAAVAPVGAEAVSTVQSTDSVSGQQAQANVTNSGVDNSIGGQGSTGAQNDTVTPDNTGASNDPLSGLPTDTTNGSSVSNDVYSGDGTITNPGGSPTSMSANQLILYLNSAKMEQNGQVYTATQPMTVKDGVSYVAIRSLVSRVGLQFSYDTATKETVITQGTNVLRFKTDSKIYTVNGEARQMKGPAFQQKNVFMVPLTSITQALNIPYTVNNTTKQVIMDLNQKPKASFTVQQKDIYAGETQVTYLTKESSPTGLPIVNQRWEGKQDVFQEPGTYVVTYSVLDSAGNWSDPYSVTITVRPPNQPPVALFTTDKKEYKMGEKITITDLSTDDENAITKRDWVNKKLAFFEPGDVTITLTVTDKHGATGTVSQTIKITNELLYNEDDFNKIFTPYGDKYSVDGSQVPTMATIPLTSTSSPRLLIRANSPERVFQDGIVYQEMGSGSTRILVHHVNETGRDVKMYVIATNNNITAANLNVENSGFAGPSEFATAAGKVSIQRYFQSMQDGSKRSSTVLNPGESRVILQDLNAQKIKQKQVISLLSDLYTDQPIQYTVVVLDANADPLIAMPTLAKLPKDGIHNRGTYANSDITLEYTEEVGKTAQRIVLGDNKVDPNLLGSDGLDGSSSSNAGNFGVVYKVKLDRVAPYSLITFNPRGGEYSGYAMVNNQVVGIPTNGSVWAPNEMSVLYRTGHIEESVEMYFTAAAGSNLPVSVVVMPLPAIKN, from the coding sequence ATGAATTTCAAGAAATGGACCATGCTCACCGCGCTTGCGGTAGCTCAGGTGGCTGCAGTAGCCCCTGTAGGAGCAGAAGCAGTATCCACTGTTCAATCCACCGATTCGGTTAGCGGACAGCAGGCTCAGGCCAATGTCACAAATTCCGGCGTTGATAATAGTATCGGGGGACAAGGTAGCACTGGAGCACAAAATGACACAGTGACACCTGATAACACAGGCGCATCCAATGATCCTTTGTCCGGCTTGCCGACGGATACAACCAACGGATCGAGCGTATCCAATGATGTATACAGTGGAGACGGAACGATCACCAACCCTGGTGGTTCTCCAACATCCATGAGTGCAAATCAACTGATTTTGTATTTGAACAGCGCAAAAATGGAACAAAACGGACAGGTGTATACGGCGACTCAGCCGATGACAGTCAAGGACGGTGTTTCTTATGTAGCTATTCGCTCGCTAGTCAGCCGCGTCGGCTTACAGTTTAGTTATGATACTGCTACCAAGGAAACCGTTATCACCCAAGGTACAAACGTGCTGCGCTTTAAGACAGACAGCAAAATTTATACTGTTAACGGTGAGGCTAGACAAATGAAGGGACCGGCATTCCAGCAAAAGAACGTATTTATGGTGCCGTTGACCTCTATTACACAGGCTTTGAATATTCCTTATACTGTAAATAATACAACAAAACAGGTTATTATGGATTTGAATCAAAAGCCTAAAGCTTCCTTCACGGTTCAGCAAAAAGATATCTATGCGGGCGAAACCCAAGTTACGTATTTGACAAAGGAATCTTCTCCTACAGGTCTTCCAATTGTGAATCAACGTTGGGAAGGCAAGCAGGACGTATTTCAAGAGCCAGGTACATATGTAGTTACCTATTCCGTTCTTGACTCCGCAGGGAACTGGAGTGATCCATACTCAGTTACGATTACGGTAAGACCGCCGAATCAGCCGCCAGTGGCTCTGTTTACAACAGATAAAAAAGAATACAAAATGGGTGAAAAAATCACGATTACGGATCTGAGTACGGATGATGAAAATGCGATTACTAAACGTGATTGGGTGAATAAGAAACTGGCGTTTTTCGAGCCGGGTGATGTGACCATAACGCTGACCGTGACTGACAAGCATGGTGCAACAGGTACAGTAAGTCAAACGATTAAGATTACGAATGAGCTACTATACAACGAAGATGATTTCAACAAAATCTTCACGCCTTATGGTGATAAGTATAGTGTAGACGGCAGTCAGGTGCCTACTATGGCTACCATTCCGTTAACCAGCACATCTTCACCACGCCTTCTGATCCGTGCTAACAGCCCGGAACGTGTATTCCAGGATGGTATTGTGTATCAGGAAATGGGATCAGGCAGCACACGTATACTCGTCCATCATGTGAATGAAACGGGCAGAGATGTAAAAATGTACGTTATCGCAACCAACAATAATATTACTGCTGCTAATCTGAACGTCGAAAATTCCGGCTTCGCCGGCCCATCTGAGTTTGCGACGGCTGCGGGTAAGGTTTCGATTCAGCGGTACTTTCAATCCATGCAGGATGGAAGCAAACGTTCCAGCACGGTTCTGAATCCAGGCGAAAGCCGCGTTATTTTACAGGATTTGAATGCGCAAAAAATTAAGCAAAAACAGGTCATTTCTCTCTTATCTGACTTGTATACGGATCAACCTATTCAATACACAGTTGTTGTGTTAGATGCAAATGCAGATCCATTGATTGCCATGCCTACTCTGGCAAAACTGCCTAAGGACGGAATTCATAACCGTGGAACGTATGCGAATTCGGATATTACGCTTGAATATACAGAAGAGGTTGGTAAAACAGCTCAGCGTATCGTTCTTGGCGACAATAAAGTAGACCCGAACCTGCTTGGTTCAGACGGTCTGGACGGTTCTTCTTCCTCCAATGCGGGTAATTTTGGTGTTGTGTATAAGGTTAAACTGGATCGCGTAGCGCCATATTCCCTGATTACATTTAACCCGCGTGGTGGTGAATACTCTGGCTATGCTATGGTGAATAATCAGGTCGTGGGTATCCCGACGAACGGCTCCGTGTGGGCTCCGAATGAGATGAGTGTACTGTATCGTACAGGTCATATCGAGGAAAGTGTAGAGATGTATTTCACTGCTGCGGCGGGTAGTAACTTGCCAGTTTCGGTGGTAGTTATGCCATTACCAGCTATTAAAAATTAA
- the adhE gene encoding bifunctional acetaldehyde-CoA/alcohol dehydrogenase gives MAVKNEVIQKEQSAEQYIQTLIDRGNRAQQAFMSMNQEQIDEIVQAMALAGMDKHMHLAKLAVEETGRGVYEDKITKNMFATEYVYHSIKNEKTVGVIEDNDFDSFQKIAEPVGIIMGITPVTNPTSTTMFKALIAIKTRNPIIFGFHPSAQSCSAEAARVLLEAAVKHGAPADCIQWIEAPSMDKTNSLMNHPDVALILATGGSGMVKAAYSCGKPALGVGPGNVPCFIEKTADIKQAVTDLILSKSFDNGMICASEQAVIIEEPIFEQVKKLMIANGCYFVNKEEAAKLTQGAMNVEKCAVNPAIVGQSAVKIAEMSGITVPAGTKILVAEIEGVGTKFPLSAEKLSPVLACYKVKNAEQGIQRAAEVVEFGGMGHSSAIHSNDEDVIARFANRLQTGRIIVNAPSTHGAIGDIYNTNLPSLTLGCGSYGRNSTSSNVSAVNLINVKRVAKRTVNMQWFKVPSKIYFEKNSTQYLAKMPDITRVAIITDPMMVKLGYVDRVIHYLHQRQTPVAIEVFSEVEPDPSTVTVERGTEMMRRFQPDCIIALGGGSPMDAAKGMWMFYEYPDTDFNNLKQKFMDIRKRIYKYPRLGQKAQFVAIPTTSGTGSEVTSFAVITDKNQGNTKYPLADYELTPDVAIIDPEFVYSLPKTAVADTGMDVLTHAIEAYVSVMASDYTDGLAIKAIQLVFQYLEQSALSGDKLAREKMHNASTLAGMAFANAFLGINHSLAHKWGGQYHTAHGRTNAILLPHVIRYNAKKPTKFASFPKYSHFVADERYAEIARILGLPARTTEEGVNSLIEAIRKLNKTLGIEESFQQIGFDAKDFESRVDYLADRAFEDQCTTANPKLPLVTELADVYRNAFYGRFDQ, from the coding sequence ATGGCTGTTAAAAACGAGGTTATCCAAAAAGAGCAAAGCGCTGAGCAGTATATTCAAACACTGATTGACCGGGGGAACCGGGCACAGCAGGCTTTCATGAGTATGAATCAGGAGCAGATTGACGAAATCGTACAAGCTATGGCACTCGCAGGGATGGATAAGCACATGCATCTGGCGAAGCTGGCTGTTGAAGAAACAGGACGCGGTGTGTACGAGGACAAAATCACCAAAAACATGTTTGCAACAGAATATGTCTATCATAGTATCAAAAATGAAAAAACCGTCGGTGTCATTGAAGATAATGACTTTGACAGTTTTCAAAAAATAGCAGAACCTGTCGGCATCATAATGGGGATCACTCCAGTGACTAATCCGACTTCAACTACAATGTTCAAAGCGTTGATTGCTATTAAAACACGTAACCCGATCATTTTCGGTTTCCATCCATCCGCTCAATCGTGTAGTGCGGAAGCAGCTCGCGTCTTGCTTGAAGCAGCCGTCAAGCATGGTGCTCCAGCCGATTGTATTCAATGGATTGAAGCTCCATCGATGGATAAGACAAATTCACTTATGAATCACCCGGATGTGGCGCTGATTCTGGCAACTGGTGGATCAGGCATGGTTAAGGCGGCATATAGCTGCGGTAAACCTGCTCTGGGCGTAGGTCCTGGTAACGTGCCTTGCTTCATTGAAAAGACAGCGGACATCAAGCAAGCTGTGACCGATCTGATCCTCTCAAAATCTTTTGATAACGGTATGATCTGTGCTTCCGAGCAAGCGGTTATTATCGAAGAGCCAATCTTCGAACAAGTGAAAAAATTGATGATCGCTAACGGTTGCTATTTTGTAAACAAAGAAGAAGCAGCTAAGCTCACTCAAGGAGCTATGAATGTCGAGAAATGTGCAGTGAACCCAGCAATCGTCGGACAGTCTGCTGTAAAAATTGCTGAAATGAGTGGCATCACAGTACCAGCAGGAACTAAAATTTTGGTTGCTGAGATTGAAGGGGTAGGAACAAAATTCCCATTGTCTGCGGAAAAATTGAGTCCTGTATTGGCTTGCTATAAAGTAAAAAATGCTGAACAAGGTATTCAACGCGCTGCTGAAGTCGTGGAATTTGGGGGCATGGGCCACTCGTCTGCTATTCATTCGAACGATGAGGACGTTATCGCTCGGTTCGCGAACCGTTTGCAAACAGGCCGTATCATTGTAAATGCACCTTCCACACATGGTGCGATCGGTGACATCTACAACACCAACCTTCCATCGCTGACACTCGGTTGTGGTTCGTACGGACGTAACTCGACTTCGTCGAACGTATCGGCAGTCAACTTGATTAATGTAAAAAGGGTGGCGAAACGTACGGTGAATATGCAATGGTTCAAAGTACCTTCCAAAATTTATTTTGAAAAAAATTCGACTCAGTATCTTGCTAAAATGCCTGATATCACACGTGTAGCCATTATCACAGACCCTATGATGGTAAAACTTGGATATGTGGATCGTGTCATCCATTATTTACACCAACGCCAAACACCAGTAGCTATCGAAGTGTTCTCGGAAGTAGAGCCAGATCCATCGACAGTTACGGTAGAACGTGGTACTGAAATGATGAGACGTTTCCAACCGGATTGCATTATTGCATTGGGCGGAGGTTCGCCGATGGATGCGGCTAAAGGCATGTGGATGTTCTATGAATACCCAGATACTGATTTCAACAACTTGAAACAAAAATTTATGGATATTCGCAAACGGATCTACAAGTACCCGCGTCTCGGTCAGAAAGCACAATTTGTAGCCATTCCTACAACCTCGGGTACAGGTTCGGAAGTTACATCGTTCGCAGTTATTACAGACAAAAATCAGGGCAACACGAAGTATCCGCTGGCTGACTATGAGCTGACTCCTGATGTGGCAATTATTGACCCTGAGTTTGTATATTCGCTGCCTAAAACAGCTGTAGCGGATACAGGTATGGACGTACTGACACATGCCATCGAGGCCTACGTGTCTGTAATGGCTAGTGACTACACAGACGGTCTGGCAATTAAAGCTATTCAACTGGTATTCCAATACCTAGAGCAATCGGCTCTGAGTGGCGACAAGCTGGCTCGTGAAAAAATGCATAATGCTTCCACGCTGGCAGGAATGGCGTTTGCCAATGCATTCCTGGGTATTAACCACAGTCTTGCGCACAAATGGGGTGGACAATACCACACAGCACATGGTCGCACAAATGCCATTTTGTTACCACACGTCATTCGTTATAATGCGAAAAAACCGACGAAGTTTGCTTCGTTCCCTAAATATTCGCACTTTGTTGCGGATGAGCGCTATGCAGAAATTGCACGCATACTGGGACTGCCTGCCCGTACCACGGAAGAAGGGGTTAATAGCCTGATCGAAGCGATCCGCAAGCTGAACAAAACACTCGGTATCGAGGAATCGTTCCAGCAAATCGGCTTCGATGCGAAGGATTTTGAATCGCGTGTAGATTATCTGGCTGACCGCGCTTTTGAGGATCAATGTACAACTGCGAATCCGAAGCTGCCGCTGGTTACCGAATTAGCTGATGTATACCGCAATGCCTTCTACGGACGTTTTGACCAATAA
- the yidD gene encoding membrane protein insertion efficiency factor YidD, whose translation MKITTRRVVQAPIKLYRSYISPLKPPTCRFYPTCSQYALEAVEVHGAFKGSWLAAKRIAKCHPFHPGGVDLVPPAKKRANRSGEDRFADRTGKGLT comes from the coding sequence ATGAAAATTACCACACGCAGAGTGGTTCAAGCTCCGATTAAGTTATACCGATCCTATATTTCACCATTAAAGCCACCGACCTGCCGCTTCTATCCGACGTGCTCCCAGTACGCGCTGGAAGCGGTGGAAGTGCATGGTGCGTTCAAGGGCTCCTGGCTGGCCGCCAAACGTATAGCAAAGTGCCATCCCTTTCATCCGGGCGGTGTAGATTTGGTGCCTCCTGCTAAAAAGCGGGCGAATAGATCCGGTGAAGATCGTTTTGCTGACCGTACTGGGAAGGGCTTGACTTGA
- the pflA gene encoding pyruvate formate-lyase-activating protein has product MLKGHIHSLETFGTVDGPGIRFVLFMQGCLLKCQYCHNPDTWALNEGNPMTLKEVLAEIEPYLAYYRSSGGGLTVSGGEPTLQAHFVAELFKEVKQRWNLHTTLDSNGFNDAGRIHELLDVTDLVLLDIKHIDNDKHIKLTGKSNDRMLSTARWLSEQGRKMWIRHVFVPGIHDDEQDLLNLGRFIGTLNGVEKFEILPYHQMGVYKWEMLGKAYPLEGVPSPTDEEVQRAYRLIEEGRLETAGTNAAVRPS; this is encoded by the coding sequence ATGCTGAAAGGCCATATACACTCATTGGAAACCTTCGGGACCGTCGATGGTCCCGGCATCCGCTTCGTGCTTTTTATGCAAGGATGCTTGTTAAAATGCCAATATTGTCACAACCCGGACACCTGGGCTCTAAATGAAGGCAATCCAATGACCCTGAAGGAGGTATTGGCTGAAATTGAGCCATATTTAGCCTACTATCGTTCTTCGGGAGGCGGATTGACTGTATCCGGTGGAGAACCAACACTGCAAGCTCATTTTGTGGCAGAGCTATTCAAAGAAGTGAAGCAACGCTGGAATTTGCACACAACGCTGGACAGTAACGGTTTTAATGACGCAGGCCGTATCCATGAACTGCTGGACGTAACAGACTTGGTGTTGCTGGATATAAAGCATATTGACAATGACAAGCATATTAAGCTAACAGGCAAATCCAATGACCGTATGCTAAGTACGGCACGATGGTTGTCTGAACAAGGGCGCAAGATGTGGATTAGACACGTGTTTGTACCGGGTATTCATGATGATGAGCAGGATCTGCTGAATTTGGGGCGGTTTATCGGAACATTAAACGGAGTCGAAAAGTTCGAAATTTTACCCTACCACCAAATGGGTGTATACAAGTGGGAAATGCTCGGCAAGGCGTATCCGCTGGAAGGGGTTCCGTCCCCCACAGATGAAGAGGTTCAACGTGCTTATCGTCTCATTGAAGAAGGTCGTCTGGAGACCGCAGGGACAAATGCCGCTGTCCGTCCGTCATAA